Below is a window of Cytophaga hutchinsonii ATCC 33406 DNA.
ATATGTATTGAATTATAATATGGCAATTGATAAGGCCGTAGAGTCGGGTGGTATTTTCCATTCAGATGCGCGCTACAAATATTTTGAACTGGACTTCAGCAATAAAGGGTCGTATAAGAAAACGGAAATTGTTAAAAGTTATAACGACTATAAATTTATTGATGCGCTGTATTTCCACACCAGTCATCCGCAAAAGAAACATGTAATATCCATTCAGACACCCTCTAATGTTGACATAGAACTGGTTGAATTTAATTTTGAAGCGTACAGGATCACAAAAAAAACAGACACCGATCCTAAAACACAAATTAAAACAATCAGTTACGAACTAAATGATATCAAAGCTTACCAGCGTGAGAGAGGTTCAACAGGAAGCGATATGAATCTGCCGCATGTTGTTATGGTAGTGAAATCGTATTCTTTTAAAGGCACAAAAACTACCTGCTTTGAAAGCTACAACGATTTCTACAAATTTTTACATAAGCTGAACAGCGAAGTAGAACCGTATGAGGAAATGGTAAAGGATTATGCAGATAGAATTGTAAAAGGAAAAACAACCGATGAAGAAAAAGTCAAAGCTTTATACTATTGGGTACAGGACAATATACGCTACATCGCCTTTGAATATGGGATCGCAGGCTTTAAGCCAATGTCAACAAAAGAAGTTCTGGATAAAAAATACGGAGACTGTAAAGCTGTGGCAAATCTGTTAGCTACCATGCTGCGTTCGCAGGGTTATACAGCAAAATTTGTGTGGATCCATACCAATCATTCCAAATACACGTGTACGTTACCTTATTTAGGCATCTTTAACCATGCAATTTGTGTATTATACATGAACAACAAAACATACTTTTTAGATTGTACAGAAAGTTATGCAGCGTTTGGCGAAAACGCATACAGAATTCAAGGACGTCCGGTAATGGTTGAAGACGGAGATGTATATAAAATCGAAACAATACCGTTTGAAGATATTAACAGTTCAAAGTATGATGAAAAAGTTTCGATAAAAATTGTAAACGATAAATTAGCAGGTGAAGCAGAAACCACGGCAAAAGGAGATTTAAAGAATTATTATATCCGTCAATACCACTTTGCTAAATCAGAAAACAAACCGGATTATTTTAAACAGTATTATACAAAAGCCAACAGCAACATTTCTGTTTCAACGGTTACAACATCTGATTTATTTAACAGAGAAATTCCGTTTTATTCCAAATATGCATTTGAGTTAAGCAACCAGGTATTTAAAGATGAAAATGAATTGTTTGTAAATTTAGAATTTGACAATTCATTTGGCAGAAATTCTAAAGATACATCCAGGCTGACAGACTACACCTTTGACATGATCATCAACTATGATATTACGGTTAGCCTTACCGTACCTGCAGGATATAAAGTAAGCGAGCTTCCTCCGCCATTCAAAATAAATAATGAGTACTGCAAAATAAACCTGGAATACACCGTTGCAGGAACAAAAGTAGTATACAAAAAATCATTTGTTTTTCCGTCGGGAGTTATTCCAAAAGATAAGGCTGCAGAATGGGTGAAGATCCAAAAGGATTTAAAAAAATATTATACCAATCAAATAACACTTATTAAGTAACGATCACTTTTTCTACATATACTATGCGTTCTATTTTAATATCAATTGCTTTACTCGCGAGCCATATTACAATGGCACAGGTTCGTACAACTGTTACTGTCCGCAATGCAAAGGAGCTTGAACAGCTCTCTCAACGGTTTGACACGGAAGCGGCAAAAATAAAAGAAGTGCCTAAAAAATATGAAAATGAATCGGTTGTAGTTTTATTTCACTCCGCCAACTTTTTTATAGAAAGAGGAGAAGTTATTTATTTTGTTGAACGTGTTAAAACGCGCGTATACCTGAAGGATAAAGCTGCAGTAGAAAAATATTCTACCTATTATACGTCTGGTTATGGAGACAACAATTCTTCGGAAGTAACGATTATAAAACCAGACGGCACATCAAGTACACTGGAGTTAAAAGATGGGATTAAGGAAACCAATTCAGCTTCTATTCCTATTCATTACAGATCCAGCGTAACGCTAAACCAAACGTATTACAAATTTGCGCTGCCCGATCTGGAGCCTGGAGATATTATTGATTATACTCAGGTATCAAAAAATCCTATGGGAATACTAACAGGAAACATTCCATTTTCACGTATTTACCTGGCATCAGACTTTCCAGTAGTGAGAACATTTATTACAATAGAAGTGCCAACAAAAGATGCGTACATGTATCTTGAATCGTTGAATGGTGCACCGCTGCTAAACAGAAAAGGTGGAGATAATGGCTTGATCACGTTTTCTTTGCAGGATTCGCTGCGAGATAAAATTTTAAACGACTGGAAATTGCCGCGTGAAAAATACGTTCCGCACATTAAGTTTATTCTTACAAGATATACAGGAGCAGATAATAACCAGGTGATTCCGGTAAGAACAGCGGATAGCCGCATTCATGGCAAATTGACAAACGATGAATTTGTGCGTGCTGCGAATCTTGTAAAAAACGTGGAAGGATTTGGAGCAGCAGCTGCCAAAATAGTTATATCCGAAGTAATTGCCGCTAACCCGGAAGCTAAAACCGACGTGAATAAATTAATGGAGTTGTCGTGGTATTATATCCGCCGGAAAGTAATTACAGAAGAACCGATTTATTATTCAGAAATGTATGTTCCAAGAGGACAATATGATTTGTATATCGCAAGTATTTTTATGCAGATCCTTACAAAGAAAAAAGAATCATTCGATTTTGTTTTAACAACAGGAAATAAAAATGCAGGCATTAAAAATGTGATAAGCCCGATGGAGATCAGCTGGGGCATACGCTGGAAAGGAAAATACCTGATGTATCCATCGTATTACATGCAGTTTGGCGAATTACAGAATGTGTATCAGGGAGGTGAAGCCATGATCGTTAAAAACTATAATTTAAAACTTAAAACATTTTCATTTAACACTGAAGTATTGCCTAAACTTGATTATAAGGATAATCAGCTGATAGAAAAATACAACATATCAATTACGGAAGATTTTGATAAAATTGCCTGCACACGAACAATGACTGCAAAAAAAGGTTTTACCGGAACCTTCATTCAGGATTACTACATGCGCGATTTTAATGATGATCAGCTTAAATATATTAAGAAATACAAAGCAACAGATTCGACCACACTATACAAAGGATTAAAGGCTTCTGTGGCAGAAGAATTAAAAAGAAAACATAAAGAAGAGCAGGTGCAATACTTCAAAAATATTCGTGATGCACACATTGAATTGGTGAAAGATGAATATTATATGATGGATGAATATAAGTCATATAAGGTAAGCGGTTATGCAATGACACCAAATTCTCCGGAATTTTTAATTGAAGAATCGTTTACTTTGAATGATTTGGTTAAAAAGGCAGGTAATGGATATATGGTCCGTATAGGCGCACTGCTGGGCGACTACGATAAAGTAGAAGAAGATTTTAGAAAACGCAATTACAGCGGCGCGCTGGATCTGCCTTCAACAAAAACGGCAACAATTACTTTCCAGATTCCGGATGGCTACAAAGTTTCTTCTCTTGATAAAGCAAACAGATCTTTTTCTAACGGATTTATGGATATGGAATCATCGCTGACAGTTGTAGATAATACTGTGGTTCTAACCGTTACACGCAATATCAAGAAAACTGATTTCACGGTGGAAGAGTTTGCAACGATGGTAAAATATTATGATGAGATGTATGAACTTACCCAAAGCCAAATAGTATTAAAGAAAAAATAAGCAACAGAATTTTAACCAATAAGCCTTCGCCAGCCTCGTAACAGGATTCGGCGAAGGCTTATTTTTTTATGCTTATAAATAAATACGATTTGCTTTCTCCTAACGTTTAAGAAACATAAAAGAAGCTATCTTATGAAAAAAATCCTTTTTCCTATCCTTGTGCTGTTGGTATGTTTAACGGCCAGCGCACTATATCTACAGAATAAACAACAACACTTTTCCATTAAAGCACAAAATATTGTTTCAGATTACCTGGAAGGGGATATTATATTTCAATCCTCTCAATCCAATCAGTGCAAAGCAGTAAAGCTTGCAACACATTCTGAATACAGCCATGTAGGTATGATTACCTTCGTTGACAAGAAGCCTTATGTACTGGAAGCTGTTGAACCCGTTCGTCTAACCGATCTGGAGACATGGAAAGCACACGGCACAGGCGGTCATTATACGGTTATGCGTTTAAAGAACAGAAGCACAGAAATACTGGATACAGAAATACCGGCTGCTCAGGCACTGGGTAAAAAAATGCTTGGCACACATTATGATTTGTATTTTAACTGGAGCGATGAGCAATTGTATTGTTCTGAACTTGTATGGAAAATATATCAGCGCGGGTATAACGTGGAATTGTGTTCACTTAAAAAAATGAAAGAATTTGATTTGACATCCCCCGAGGTAAAGGCAATTATGAAACAGCGATACGGCAACAAGCCGCCGCTGGAAGAAGATGTGGTAGCACCTTCAGATTTATCACATTCAGCATTATTGTATGAAGTTGAGAAAAAATAAAAAGCCAAGCGCCTGAGAAGAATTTACCCGGGCGCTTGGCTTTATAAAATTTTTTGAATTAAAATTTCTCTAATGCACTGAAAAAGAAACTTCCTTCAATCTGCGCATTTTCATCCGAATCAGAACCGTGCACGGCATTACGTTCCAGAGATTTTGCAAACAACTTGCGTATAGTACCCGCATCTGCATTGGCAGGATTTGTTGCACCAATAAGTTTTCTGAAATCTTCAACAGCATTTTCTTTCTCTAAAATAAGAGCTATTATCGGGCTTTCAGACATGATTGATTTCAGGCTGTCATAAAAAGGTTTACCTGTATGCACAGCATAAAATTCCCCTGCACGTTCAGCACTTAAATACGTTAACTTAATCGCAACAATTCTAAACCCTGCGCCTTCAATCATTTTTAAAATACTACCACTATGCCCGTCTTTTACGGCATCGGGTTTGATCATTGAAAATGTTCTATTACCTCCCATACAGCTACTAATTTATTTATACGAACAAAAATAGATAAATACTTGATATTCCATACGCTAAATTATTAAAATGAATATCAAACAGGTTGTTTTTTCTACTATTTCTTTTGACCTTTGCCCATCTCTGCAATTAACCGGGATAAATACCAGATGCAGCAACAGCTGATTGAATTAAAGCCGCTCTTAGATTCTCCTAAGAAAATTGTTATAACCACCCATCACAAGCCGGATGCCGATGCATTAGGATCTTCGTTGGCATTGGCCCGTTTTTTAAAAAAATTAAAGCACGAGGTTCAGGTTATAGTACCTTCAGATTATCCGTCTTTTTTAGACTGGATGTCAGGGAATGACAGTGTCTGGATTTACAATGAGGGGAAAGAAGAGCAATCAGCGCTGTACATTGAAGCAGCCGACATTATTTTTTGTCTGGATTTTAATGCACTTGGCCGCATAAATGAACTGGGCGCACTCGTTGGGAAATCTCCTGCAATAAAAGTATTGGTAGATCACCATCTCGAACCACAGGATTTTGCTGACATTTCAATTTCAGACATAAAAGCAGCAGCTACAGGGGTTTTAATTTATGAATTGATTATTGGCCTGAATGGAAGAGACCTTATGGATACCTACATAGCTGAATGTATCTATGCAGGTATCATGACAGATACAGGATCATTCCGCCATTCAAATACAGATAAAAAAGTTCACCAGATCATTGCAGACCTATATAGCTGGAATCTTGATTCCTCGCGTGTGCATCGATTAATATTTGATACCAATTCAGAAGAACGTCTGAGATTGCTTGGCTTTTGTTTATCAGAAAAACTAGTTGTATTGGCAGATTGCTATACAGCGTTTATGTATTTAAGTGCAGAAGAATTAAAACGTTTTGATGCACGCACCGGCGATACAGAAGGCCTTGTAAATTATGCTTTATCCATTGACAAGGTAGTGCTTGCAGCCATGATTATCGAGCGAGAAGATGGCGTAAAAATATCCTTCCGCTCCAAAGGTGATTTTAATGTGAATGAATTTGCCCGTACTCATTTTGAAGGAGGTGGCCACAAAAATGCTTCAGGAGGAAGATCGCTTAAATCTTTGTCTGAAACAGTGCGCAACTTCCGTGAAATAGTATCCACTTATAAAGAAGAATTACTCGAAAATCTACGTAAAGAAAAATTTCTATGTTAAAGAAAAGTTTATCCCTGTTAGCGGGAGCAGTAATGTTAGCAAGCATCACGTCATGCAACAAGTTTGAAAAAACAGAAAGCGGTTTAGAATACAAAATCTTAAAAGATTCTTCAGGTGAAGATTATCCTGAAAAAGGAGGCTTTATTACATTTTGGTTTGAAATTCAAAACGATAAAGATTCAACGCTTGATACTCAATTTAAAGACCCGAATCCGGTAGGAATTCCAACACCGGATGTTGCGCACAAACCTAGCATTGAAGAAGGTTTTATGTTGCTTACAGAGGGTGATAGTGCCGTATTTTTACTGAATGCAGATTCATTATATGCAAACACGTTTCACCAAAAATTACCTGCGCACATAAAATCAGGAAGCAATGTGAAAATGGTTGTTCGCATGGGCAAAGTATATTCTAAATCTTTTGTTGATTCAGTAATGGCAGTTCAGGAACAACAGATGGCAAACCAAATGCTTGCTGAAACGGAAGTTTACAAAAAGGATAGTCTTGCTATTCAGAATTACTTAACAAAAAATAAACTTAAAGGCCAGCCAACTATTGGCGGTGTGTACGTTGTTAAGCTGAAGCAAAATAATGCTACAGATCTGTTCATTGCTCCGGGTGATTCAATTGAAACATCTTATGTAGGTAAATTATTAATTGAAGGAACAGAATTTGATAAATCACGTGATGGTCAGCCATTCAAATTTACTGTAGGTATGGGCCAGGTAATTAAAGGCTGGGACGAAGGATTTCAAAAGCTAAAGCGTGGTGAAAAAGCATTGTTGTTAATTCCTTCACGTTTAGCGTATGGTTCAAGAGGTGCTCAAGGTGCAATTCCTCCAAATTCTCCATTGCTTTTTGAAGTTGAAGTAAAAAAATAACACAATAGATGAACCGTATATCTATTTTTCTTTTTTTATTCTGTGCATGTATACTTAATGTATATGCACAGAATAAAAAAACACCAGCTACAGGCAAAGCCGAACCCAGCTATCTAAAAACCGCAAGCGGTTTAGAATATAAAATAATTAAAGAAGGCCCGGGAAACCAGCGGCCCGAACAAGGAGGTTATATTTCTTTTTGGTTTCAGCTCCAAACGCTTCAGGACTCAATCATTGACAGTCAGTTTGGCGATCCGAATCCCGTAGGAATTCCTACCCAGGAGGCTTTGCACAAACCCGGCATTGAAGAAGGGTTTCTGTTACTGACAGAAGGAGACAGCGCTGTTTTTTTATTGAATGCAGATTCATTGTATATAAATTCATTTCATCAGAAAAGACCGGATTACCTGAAGCCACAAAGCAAGGTTAAAATGATTGTAAAAATGGGCACTGTCTATTCAAAACAATTTGTTGATTCAGTAATGGCGCAGCAAAAAATTGCGATGGCCGAGCAGTCGAAAGGTGAAACAGATGTTTATACGAAGGATAGCATTGCCATTCAAAACTATTTGAAACAAAACCATCTATCCGGAGTGGCAACACCCGGTGGTGCATATGTAGTCATATTAGAAAAAAGCACATTCAGCAAAGCAGATCTTAAAGCCGGCGAAGACGTACAGACAACCTACATCGGAAGCTTATTAAGCAACGGTTCTGTATTTGATAAGTCTGCCCCGGGCGATTATTTTAAATTCCGTTTAGGTTCCGGACAAGTTATTCAAGGCTGGGATCAAGGCTTCCTAAAATTAAAACACGGCGACAAGGCACTGATTTTAATTCCTTCCCGTTTAGCTTATGGTACCAGAGGTGCCGGAGGAAGTATTCCGCCGAATGCACCATTGGTATTTGAAGTTCAGGTAAAATAAATTAAAACACCAATGAATAAAGTATACATCATTCTGGGTTTTTGTTTTCTAAGCATATCTGTTTTTGCTCAGAAAAAACAAAAGACTCCAAGCAAGGCATCTCTATTTCATGAAAAGGATGTAGCCTATACACCCTCAGGTTTGGCATACAAATACAGACTTGATGTGCCGGGTAAAACCGGGGCAGTAGGTGATGTTGTAAAACTGCATTTTGTATTGCGTAACAGTAAAGATTCAATTCTGCGCAGTACCATAGAGGAAGACAGGATGGTTATTACAACCATTCAAAAACCAAGGTATGCAGCATCCTTTGAAGAAGGTCTGGGAATGCTTTCTAAAGGAGACAGTTGTGCATTCTGGATTTCAGCAGATTCACTTTTTAAAAAAGGTATTGGTGCTGAAATGCCGCCCTTTATTGAAAAAGGAAGCTTCCTTCGTTTTGAAGTAAAGATGTATGACGTATTAACAATGGCAGAATATGTTGAGGAACAAGAAATTATGGCAAAAAAAGTAAAAGCAGATGAAGATGCGGCATTAGCATCATACATCAAAACAAATAATATTCCGGCTGTGTTAGACACGGCAACAGGTGTATATTACCAGGTGGTTCAGGCAGGCACAGGTGCTAAACCTAAAAAAGGAAACAAAGTAATTGTTCATTATACCGGGCATTTATTAAACGGAGAAATTTTTGACAGTTCACTCGATCGGGGAGATCCGTTTGATTTTATCATCGGACAAGGCCGCGTAATTGAAGGCTGGGATGAAGGTATTCCATTGATGCGAAAAGGAGAAAAAGGAATTTTATACATTCCATCCTATCGCGGTTATGGAGAGCAGCGTGCCGGAAGCATTCCCCCTAATTCTACATTGATATTTGAAGTTGAATTGCTGGATATAAAGTAGTAATAAGTACCTGGTAGAGAGTATTTAGTACAAAAGAATACGTAAGGGATTCTGTAAATAAGCAGAATCCCTTATTTTTTAACAATTGAAACAATTTTTAGAGAAAATTTTATACTGAATACTGAGTACTGAGTACTCTGTACTTTTTCATTATCTTTACATTTTCACTCCGGCAAAAAATATTTATGAATCCCACGATCGAACAAACAGACATTAATGTGCCGTTTGAAATGGCATGTCAATTTGTTGCCCATACAGCGAAATCTGTTTTTGTAACAGGTAAAGCAGGTACGGGAAAAACTACTTTTTTAAAACAGCTTAGGGAGCATACACCAAAAAAACTTGCCGTTGCTGCACCAACCGGTGTTGCGGCTATCCATGCAGGTGGTGTAACGTTACATTCTCTTTTTCAATTGCCGTTTAAACCATTTTTGCCTACAGTTTCCAACGCGTTATTTCAGCAGGAACAGAATTTCTGTGATCAGAAAACACTTTTTACAACAACGCATTTAAGTGCTGCTAAAATCGATGTGATAAAAGAACTGGAAGTACTGATTATTGATGAAGTTTCAATGGTCCGTGCAGATTTGCTGGATGCAATAGATACTATATTAAGACATTACCGGGGAAATGAAAGTCCGTTTGGTGGTTTACAAATGGTTTTCATTGGGGATCTCTATCAGCTGCCGCCGGTAGTTAGAAATGAAGAATGGAGCGTGATGCAGCTGTATTACGATAGTCCGTTTTTTTTCGAGGCACACGCGCTTCGTGCTTTAAATCCGCTGGTGATTGAACTGCAAAAAACATATCGTCAGAAAGATGGTTTATTTCTGGATATTTTAAACAGAATCCGTGTAAATGGGGTACATCCAACAGATTTAGACCATTTAAATACCTATTATAAACCAACTTTTCGCCCATCTCCCGGAGAAGCTTATATTACCTTAACAACGCATAACGACAAAGCCGAAACAATTAATAAGCATCAGCTTAATCAATTAAAAACGGAAGAAAGAAAGTACAAAGCATTTGTAACCGGAGATTTTAACGAAAGAAGTTATCCGGTTGAATTGCAGCTGCAGCTGAAGGTGAATGCACAGGTGATGTTTATTAAAAATGACAAAGGAGATAACCGGAAATTTTATAATGGCATGCTTGCGGTAGTTACCGAACTTGCAGATGAATACATTATGGTTAAACCTGTTTCCGGAGCCGATGTAATGAAAGTTGAACGGGAAACCTGGAAAAACATACGCTATCAGGCAAACAAAGAGCAGGATAAAATTGAAGAGGAAGAACTTGGTTCGTTTGTTCAGTTTCCATTGCGCTTGGCCTGGGCAATTACCATTCATAAAAGCCAGGGTTTAACCTTTGACCGCGCCATTGTAGATGCAGGAGATTCCTTTGCAGCCGGTCAGGTATATGTGGCGTTGAGTAGATTAACTTCTACAAAAGAACTCGTGCTGTATTCTAAAATTTCGACCCACAGCATCCGTGTAGATGAGCGGATCTTAAAATATCTGGAAGTTACACATCCGGTAAATGAATTAGAAGGGTATCTGAAAGTACAGCAACAGAAGTTTTTAGCCCAGTCACTTAAAAAAGCATTCCAGTTTGATGATCTGGTACATGAAAGTTATGAGCAGTATATCTATGCAGGAGAGCGGCAAATTCCAGAGCAGCAGATGGCTGTTGATTGTCTGAAGGCTGTTCACACATGCCTGGCAGATTTACACAAAGTAGGGCTTAAGTTTATCGGAGAACTGGAGCGCATTCTTCCAGCAGTTGAAAAACAAGGCTATGAACATTTGCATCAGCGTGTAAGCAGTGCATCAGCCTATTTTGACAGTAGATTAACACTTGAATGCATCACACCTCTCTGGGAACACATAACATTCATGATTCCTAAGAAGAAGACAAAAAAGTATGTAAAGGAAGTACAATTGATGCTGCAGCAGATTAAACGTCAAAAAGCTACGGTAGAACAGGCCAAACACTATGCAGAAGGATTATTAGCCGGAACCGATGTAAAAGAGTTGTTGAAAAAGGGTAAACCAAAGCTTGACGAAGAAATAGTAGAAATTGTAAAAGAAAAGCCTAAAAAAGGAGAAAGTCACCGCATTAGTCTGGATATGTTTCTGGCAGGCAAAACGATTCAGCAAATTGCAGATGAACGGAATTACGCCGTTACAACAATTGAAGGGCATTTATGCTCCTTTTTAAAGACAGGAGAAGTAATAATAAGCCAGTTAGTAGATCGTGATACACAAGAGAAAATAACAGCGATAATTGATGAAATTGGTCCGTTATCTTCAAAAACAATTAAAGAAAGACTGGATGAGTCAATTACATATGGACAAATAAAGGCTGTTTTGGAAATATATAACAGCCCTTCCCGCTAAAATGAGTTTTTCATAATTAATATAGGTGAAACTTGTTTTCAAAAACAACTGTAAATTTAAAAATCTATCTCAGCCGCCAACGAAAACCATAAAAAAAGGTTGCATTTTTATAAAATATTGAAAATTAAATGATTAATTGAAAAAATAATTTTTTTTAGTATTTTTTGATGTATAAATAGTAAAAAAAAGGGTGATTTGGCCTGTTACCTTTTAGTTAAGCAAGAGTATATATGTACAGAAATCACTAATAAGATTCATAATATGTTCATAAAGAGGGGAAAATAATTTCTAACTTTTTTTATGCACATGTGATAATCCGTAAAAATTAGTGTAATTTCGTGGTTAAATACTATACAGACAAATGCTTTAAGTTATTTTGTTTGTATAAAATTTCAAAACGGACATATTATATGATGTTAAAATCTACAAAAGGGCGTAACTGGTTGCTGTCAATTGGCTGCATGCTTACTTCATTTTTTGCTGTTGCGCAAAAGGATTTGGTTATTTCCGGAGGAAATAACGTATCCAGTTTTGTTTGTGAAAACAAAACGGCTTTTGTTTGGGGGAGCAATGTTGCAGGCCAATTAGGACTTTTTGATGCATCAGGCAATCCTATAACAGCCACTCCAATTACTTCACCTACAGCAATTACAAAATTTAATGGGCTTGCCTCTGCACCTGACGTTAAGCAGATAAACTCTGGTTCAGGCTCTCACTTTGTTGCATTAACTTGTGGTGGCGACGTTTGGGCATGGGGAGTAAATGGAAGAGGACAAATTGGAACAGGAACTACCGGAGGTGTAGTAACCATCCCAACAAGGGTTCTTGCCAATACATCTGTTAATGCTACAAACAGGGGGCCCGGTGATATATTAATAAATGCTTCGGTAGTTTATTCCGGTACGGTAAACTCATTTGCTATTTTGCAGGATGGAAGACTTGTTTCCTGGGGAGGAAATTCCGGAACAGATGAGTCGGATGGCGCACCTTTAGCTCAGGCAGGTCAGTTAGGTCAGGGCACTGTTACAGATGTTAACAGAGCTAATTATGTATTAACTGCGGCTGGAGTTCCGCTTGAAGGTGTTATTCAGATTTTTGCTGGTGACAACGTTGCATATGCGCTGGCAGATCCGGATGGAGATGGGATAGGTACTGTGTATTCATGGGGATTTGGCCAAAAAGGAATGTTGGGAAGAAATGCCGCAGGAACAGCAAATCCTCTTGCCGGTACTACAGTACAAAGCAGTTTTGCAAGACCTGTTTACTATGCAAATGGTACACCAATGAACAATATTCAGCAATTACAGGCAGGTGACGTTTTTGGTATTGCTTTAGATGTAAATAATTATGTTTGGACATGGGGAAATGGTTATTGGAACAACTCTACAGGTAATGCCCCTACAAATACCACTTCTGAACCGCGCAGAGTTATTGCGGGTGGAACAACAGGTGCAAGTAATGATGGCACGTATTTATTAGCTAAGGCAATTGGCGGCGGTCAGGGTTTTGGCATGGCTGTAACGATTGATGGCAAACCGGTTGCCTGGGGCGGAGGCGGTTGTACAGATGGAGGTGCTATTGGTAATGGTACATTAACCGGCTCTACTACAGGTCCTCAATACATTAAATATGGTCCTGGAGCCACAGCTATTCACAGCAATGTTACGTTAATCAACAGAGGCGATACATGGGGCTTTTATGGCACCGCAGACAACAATTTATATGCCTGGGGATGTAATGCTGTAGGTCAGCTGGGAATTGGAAATACAACCAGTCAGGCTTATGCAACGTTAATTACTCCACCTACAGGCTGTAGTGTAAGAGAT
It encodes the following:
- a CDS encoding FKBP-type peptidyl-prolyl cis-trans isomerase, whose translation is MNRISIFLFLFCACILNVYAQNKKTPATGKAEPSYLKTASGLEYKIIKEGPGNQRPEQGGYISFWFQLQTLQDSIIDSQFGDPNPVGIPTQEALHKPGIEEGFLLLTEGDSAVFLLNADSLYINSFHQKRPDYLKPQSKVKMIVKMGTVYSKQFVDSVMAQQKIAMAEQSKGETDVYTKDSIAIQNYLKQNHLSGVATPGGAYVVILEKSTFSKADLKAGEDVQTTYIGSLLSNGSVFDKSAPGDYFKFRLGSGQVIQGWDQGFLKLKHGDKALILIPSRLAYGTRGAGGSIPPNAPLVFEVQVK
- a CDS encoding helix-turn-helix domain-containing protein, translating into MNPTIEQTDINVPFEMACQFVAHTAKSVFVTGKAGTGKTTFLKQLREHTPKKLAVAAPTGVAAIHAGGVTLHSLFQLPFKPFLPTVSNALFQQEQNFCDQKTLFTTTHLSAAKIDVIKELEVLIIDEVSMVRADLLDAIDTILRHYRGNESPFGGLQMVFIGDLYQLPPVVRNEEWSVMQLYYDSPFFFEAHALRALNPLVIELQKTYRQKDGLFLDILNRIRVNGVHPTDLDHLNTYYKPTFRPSPGEAYITLTTHNDKAETINKHQLNQLKTEERKYKAFVTGDFNERSYPVELQLQLKVNAQVMFIKNDKGDNRKFYNGMLAVVTELADEYIMVKPVSGADVMKVERETWKNIRYQANKEQDKIEEEELGSFVQFPLRLAWAITIHKSQGLTFDRAIVDAGDSFAAGQVYVALSRLTSTKELVLYSKISTHSIRVDERILKYLEVTHPVNELEGYLKVQQQKFLAQSLKKAFQFDDLVHESYEQYIYAGERQIPEQQMAVDCLKAVHTCLADLHKVGLKFIGELERILPAVEKQGYEHLHQRVSSASAYFDSRLTLECITPLWEHITFMIPKKKTKKYVKEVQLMLQQIKRQKATVEQAKHYAEGLLAGTDVKELLKKGKPKLDEEIVEIVKEKPKKGESHRISLDMFLAGKTIQQIADERNYAVTTIEGHLCSFLKTGEVIISQLVDRDTQEKITAIIDEIGPLSSKTIKERLDESITYGQIKAVLEIYNSPSR
- a CDS encoding FKBP-type peptidyl-prolyl cis-trans isomerase, whose translation is MNKVYIILGFCFLSISVFAQKKQKTPSKASLFHEKDVAYTPSGLAYKYRLDVPGKTGAVGDVVKLHFVLRNSKDSILRSTIEEDRMVITTIQKPRYAASFEEGLGMLSKGDSCAFWISADSLFKKGIGAEMPPFIEKGSFLRFEVKMYDVLTMAEYVEEQEIMAKKVKADEDAALASYIKTNNIPAVLDTATGVYYQVVQAGTGAKPKKGNKVIVHYTGHLLNGEIFDSSLDRGDPFDFIIGQGRVIEGWDEGIPLMRKGEKGILYIPSYRGYGEQRAGSIPPNSTLIFEVELLDIK